One window of Magallana gigas chromosome 2, xbMagGiga1.1, whole genome shotgun sequence genomic DNA carries:
- the LOC105325596 gene encoding la-related protein 4 isoform X3, translating into MVSVAKVELKASPEENSAALMTSDRGNNRGAELPLSSPVSPKTVGLNPNASVFLSTKQCSPTDTAHWEGGVTANGYQYANGDLSSPELGGGVYQNQETSFQSSVLTDDGDSSTGFLNSDNSVLSVTEDEGIIPDGNLDEDSLRQLLKTKLENCFSRDNLSSDTYLQSQMDSDQYLPITTIANLEQIQELTTDLQLVVQLLRECASVQVDEKGEKVRPNLNRCIVILREIPEATPVEDVQALFAGENCPKFVSCEFAHNNNWYVTFDSDTDAQRAYQYLREEVQNFQGKPIMARIKAKPLIRMTYSNGYKSRYHQQLQQQQQQQQQAQVSAQAMQQVVQPTSPSESQATVPTITSQAYTSQTASVPIVPQYINGHHLPFFAPNPLLSQWQTSPTLLDPSMVLAMNGYQPTSIKLNTTAPRHQYSNINRNRNNGRPNRLNNQERSDNRMNYDRNNSANHNRTSPRHHDNSQMSPTPYASRNRGENNNHSHGSSAPPQGHNNLDTNNSSISSRQSDGLPPAQRGYRSRRRREEDGGPRRQLSSKEKPAAETQFDLEINSFPPLPPGPVPANSSSSNNEVFESKLSDVVKGTAKPIVRENIVKPQVSQPVQQSSQSQHPEPVGVPANPRPPTPPSQPPKDNSSNNCNNSALNGASAGPTPTAVTASSSSCGGGSAPPTRIPSPPAVSPPKPQKASSLQEAVVNHVDGHATSVSKPAPLNQVKAQVSVDKNSPVKLSYAQMVQRGRDSDSAAESKNNSDSDSESVQQNTLKEQSQAKTSTAKKDQSGPQKDSELPKEQRHFSGRRAKENRERRDRRRSERETSRSSTK; encoded by the exons GTCTCCCCCAAAACAGTAGGACTGAATCCCAATGCATCTGTGTTCCTGAGTACCAAACAATGTAGTCCAACAGACACAGCTCACTGGGAGGGTGGAGTTACAGCTAATG GTTACCAGTATGCCAATGGAGACTTGAGCTCCCCAGAGCTGGGGGGAGGAGTGTATCAGAACCAGGAGACATCCTTCCAGAGCAGTGTCCTCACGGACGATGGGGATTCCTCCACTGGATTCCTCAACTCTGACAACAGTGTCCTATCAG TGACAGAGGATGAAGGAATTATCCCTGATGGCAACTTGGATGAGGACAGTCTCCGACAGCTACTCAAAACCAAGCTGGAAAACTGTTTCTCCAG GGACAACCTGTCCAGTGACACGTACCTGCAGTCACAGATGGATTCGGATCAGTATCTTCCCATCACAACCATAGCTAACCTAGAGCAGATACAGGAACTCACCACAGACCTACAACTTGTTGTACAACTACTGCGGG AATGCGCAAGTGTTCAAGTTGATGAAAAGGGGGAAAAAGTGCGTCCAAATTTAAACCGATGTATTGTGATTCTTCGGGAAATCCCAGAGGCTACACCAgttgag GATGTGCAAGCATTATTTGCTGGTGAAAACTGTCCCAAGTTTGTAAGTTGTGAGTTTGCTCACAATAACAACTGGTATGTGACATTCGACTCCGACACTGATGCTCAAAGGGCCTACCAGTATCTGAGGGAAGAGGTTCAAAACTTTCAAGGAAAACCTATTATG GCAAGAATTAAAGCCAAGCCATTGATAAGGATGACCTACAGTAATGGGTACAAGAGCAGGTATCATCAGCAGTtacagcagcagcagcagcaacaACAGCAGGCCCAG GTGAGTGCCCAGGCCATGCAGCAGGTTGTACAGCCCACAAGCCCGTCTGAGTCGCAGGCTACTGTGCCTACCATAACCAGTCAGGCCTACACCAGCCAAACCGCCTCTGTCCCCATTGTACCTCAATACATCAATGGCCACCAT CTTCCATTCTTTGCTCCAAATCCACTCCTTTCTCAATGGCAAACTAGTCCAACTCTGCTGGACCCCAGCATG GTGCTGGCTATGAATGGTTATCAGCCAACCTCCATAAAGCTGAACACCACTGCACCCAGGCACCAGTACAGCAACATCAACAGAAACAG AAACAATGGTCGACCAAATCGTTTAAATAACCAGGAGAGGTCTGACAACCGGATGAATTACGACAGGAATAACTCGGCCAATCACAATCGAACTAGTCCAAGGCACCACGACAACTCGCAGATGTCTCCTACTCCCTATGCGAGCCGGAACCGTGGAGAGAACAATAACCACTCTCATGGCTCAAGTGCACCACCGCAGGGGCACAACAACTTAGACACCAATAATTCCAGTATCTCTAGTCGACAATCAGATGGACTTCCGCCTGCTCAAAG GGGTTACAGAAGTAGACGTAGAAGAGAGGAAGATGGAGGTCCAAGG AGACAGCTGTCCTCTAAAGAGAAGCCAGCAGCCGAGACTCAGTTTGATCTAGAAATAAACTCATTCCCTCCACTACCACCTGGCCCTGTGCCAGCA aattCCTCATCTTCTAATAATGAAGTATTCGAAAGCAAATTATCAGATGTTGTGAAAGGTACTGCAAAGCCTATAGTGCGAGAAAACATAGTAAAACCACAAGTATCACAACCTGTTCAACAAAGTAGCCAATCACAACACCCGGAGCCTGTGGGAGTTCCTGCAAATCCCAGGCCCCCCACTCCCCCCTCACAACCACCAAAAGACAATTCTAGCAATAATTGTAATAATAGTGCATTAAATGGGGCAAGTGCTGGACCTACCCCAACAGCTGTGACTGCCTCCAGTAGTTCCTGTGGGGGCGGTAGTGCCCCGCCCACAAGGATACCTTCACCTCCTGCTGTCTCTCCTCCAAA ACCACAAAAAGCTAGCAGTTTACAAGAAGCAGTTGTTAACCATGTGGATGGACATGCGACATCTGTTTCCAAACCAGCTCCTTTGAACCAGGTCAAAGCA CAGGTATCTGTCGATAAAAATTCACCCGTCAAACTTTCCTATGCTCAAATGGTGCAACGTGGTCGTGATAGTGATTCCGCCGCTGAATCGAAAAATAACTCGGACTCTGATTCAGAAAGTGTGCAACAGAACACATTGAAGGAACAGTCACAGGCCAAGACATCCACTGCCAAGAAAGACCAATCAGGCCCACAAAAAGACTCTGAGCTCCCCAAAGAGCAGCGCCATTTCAGCGGTCGTCGTGCCAAGGAAAACCGTGAAAGAAGAGATAGGCGTAGGAGTGAACGTGAAACTTCTCGATCATCTACAAAGTGA